A DNA window from Jaculus jaculus isolate mJacJac1 chromosome 1, mJacJac1.mat.Y.cur, whole genome shotgun sequence contains the following coding sequences:
- the Sall1 gene encoding sal-like protein 1 isoform X3: MKDTANKTDQVDCSNLSEHKGLDREESMELEAPVATSSNSSTLSGAANTTTPSCHSGGSGDSSTGTSSITTSLPQLGDLTTLGNFSVINSNVIIENLQSTKVAVAQFSQEARCGGASGGKLAIPALMEQLLALQQQQIHQLQLIEQIRHQILLLASQSADLPTSSSPQGTLRTSANPLSTLSSHLSQQLAAAAGLAQSLASQSASISGVKQPPSVQLPQSSSGSTILPPNSGPSPNMSIVAAAPIPSSEKVASSAGASHVSSPAASASSSPAFAISSLLSPASNPLLPQPTPANAVFPSPLPNIGTTAEDLNSLSALAQQRKSKPPNVTAFEAKSTSDEAFFKHKCRFCAKVFGSDSALQIHLRSHTGERPFKCNICGNRFSTKGNLKVHFQRHKEKYPHIQMNPYPVPEHLDNIPTSTGIPYGMSIPPEKPVTSWLDTKPVLPTLTTSVGLPLPPTLPSLTPFIKTEEPAPIPISHSAASPPGSVKSDSGVPDLVTRNPGGPPEEAEGSVLPSSSGKSEESGLATSSVPTASNSTLSSPVADCGPGGATFTNPLLPLMSEQFKAKFPFGGLLDSAQASETSKLQQLVENIDKKATDPNECIICHRVLSCQSALKMHYRTHTGERPFKCKICGRAFTTKGNLKTHYSVHRAMPPLRVQHSCPICQKKFTNAVVLQQHIRMHMGGQIPNTPVSDSYPESMESDTGSFDEKNFDDLDTFSDENMEDCPEGSIPDTPKSADASQDSLSSSPLPLEMSSIAALENQMKMINAGLAEQLQASLKSVENGSVEGDVLTNDSSSVGGDMESQSAGSPAISESTSSMQALSPSNSTQEFHKSPSVEEKPQRVGPGEFANGLSPTPVNGGALDLTSSHAEKIIKEDSLGILFPFRDRSKFKNTACDICGKTFACQSALDIHYRSHTKERPFICTVCNRGFSTKGNLKQHMLTHQMRDLPSQLFEPSSSLGPNQNSAVIPANSLSSLIKTEVNGFVHVSPQDTKDTPTSHVPSGPLSSSATSPVVLPALPRRTPKQHYCNTCGKTFSSSSALQIHERTHTGEKPFACTICGRAFTTKGNLKVHMGTHMWNSTPARRGRRLSVDGPMTFLGGNPVKFPEMFQKDLAARSGSGDPSSFWNQYTAALSNGLAMKANEISVIQNGGIPPIPGSLGSGSSSPISGLTGNMEKLQNTEPSAPLAGLEKMASSENGTNFRFTRFVEDSKEIVTS; the protein is encoded by the exons ATGAAAGACACAGCGAACAAAACAGACCAAGTAGACTGCAGCAACCTTTCAGAACACAAGGGACTTGACAGGGAAGAGTCCATGGAGCTGGAGGCCCCAGTTGccaccagcagcaacagcagtacACTGAGCGGTGCCGCCAACACCACCACCCCAAGCTGCCACAGTGGTGGCAGCGGCGACTCCTCCACGGGTACCTCATCTATCACAACCTCTCTACCTCAACTCGGGGACCTGACCACGCTGGGCAACTTCTCGGTGATCAATAGTAACGTTATCATCGAAAACCTCCAGAGCACCAAGGTGGCTGTGGCCCAGTTCTCCCAGGAAGCGAGGTGCGGAGGGGCCTCAGGAGGCAAGCTGGCcatccctgccctcatggagcagCTCCTGGcactgcagcagcagcagatccaccAGCTGCAACTGATCGAGCAGATTCGTCACCAAATACTGTTGTTGGCTTCTCAGAGCGCGGACTTGCCGACATCTTCTAGTCCTCAAGGTACTTTACGAACATCTGCCAACCCCTTGTCCACGCTAAGTTCCCATTTATCTCAGCAGCTGGCGGCAGCAGCTGGATTAGCGCAGAGCCTTGCTAGCCAATCTGCCAGCATCAGTGGCGTCAAGCAGCCCCCCTCAGTCCAGCTACCTCAGAGCAGCTCCGGCAGCACCATCCTGCCACCCAACAGCGGCCCTTCTCCCAACATGAGCATAGTGGCAGCAGCTCCCATCCCGTCCTCGGAAAAAGTGGCTTCGAGTGCTGGTGCCTCCCACGTCAGCTCCCCAGCAGCCTCCGCAtcctcctcaccagcatttgcaaTAAGCAGTTTATTAAGTCCTGCATCTAATCCACTTCTACCTCAGCCGACCCCTGCTAACGCGGTTTTCCCCAGCCCTTTGCCCAACATCGGAACAACTGCAGAGGATTTAAACTCCTTATCTGCCTTGGcccaacaaagaaaaagcaagccACCAAATGTCACTGCCTTCGAAGCCAAGAGCACTTCAGACGAAGCGTTCTTCAAACACAAGTGCAGGTTCTGCGCCAAGGTCTTCGGGAGCGACAGTGCCTTGCAGATCCACTTGCGCTCCCACACGGGAGAGAGGCCGTTCAAGTGCAACATCTGCGGGAACAGGTTCTCCACCAAGGGGAACCTGAAGGTCCACTTCCAGCGCCACAAAGAGAAGTACCCTCACATCCAGATGAACCCCTACCCCGTGCCTGAACACTTGGACAACATCCCCACAAGCACCGGCATCCCCTATGGCATGTCCATCCCACCGGAGAAGCCAGTCACTAGCTGGCTGGACACCAAGCCAGTCCTGCCCACTCTGACGACTTCCGTCGGCCTGCCGTTACCCCCAACCCTCCCGAGCCTCACACCCTTCATCAAGACAGAGGAGCCAGCCCCCATTCCCATTAGCCATTCTGCTGCCAGCCCCCCAGGCTCAGTCAAAAGTGACTCTGGGGTCCCTGATCTGGTCACAAGAAACCCTGGTGGGCCCCCAGAAGAAGCTGAGGGGTCCGTTCTGCCATCTTCCAGTGGCAAAAGTGAAGAGAGTGGCCTAGCTACCAGCTCAGTCCCAACGGCTAGCAACAGCACCCTGAGCTCCCCAGTGGCTGACTGTGGCCCAGGAGGGGCCACCTTCACCAACCCTTTGTTGCCACTCATGTCCGAGCAATTCAAGGCCAAGTTTCCATTTGGGGGACTCTTGGACTCAGCCCAGGCCTCAGAAACATCCAAGCTGCAGCAACTGGTAGAAAACATTGACAAGAAAGCCACTGACCCCAATGAGTGCATCATCTGCCACCGGGTTCTCAGCTGTCAGAGCGCCTTGAAAATGCATTACCGGACACACACAGGGGAAAGGCCCTTCAAGTGTAAGATCTGCGGCCGGGCTTTCACCACGAAAGGGAACCTTAAGACCCACTACAGTGTGCACAGGGCTATGCCCCCCCTCAGAGTGCAGCACTCCTGCCCCATCTGCCAGAAGAAGTTCACGAATGCAGTGGTCCTTCAGCAGCACATCCGCATGCACATGGGAggtcagatccccaacacccctGTCTCTGACAGCTACCCCGAGTCCATGGAGTCCGACACAGGCTCCTTCGATGAGAAGAACTTCGATGACCTAGACACCTTCTCCGACGAGAACATGGAAGACTGTCCTGAGGGCAGCATCCCAGATACGCCCAAGTCAGCCGACGCATCCCAGGACAGCCTGTCTTCTTCACCTCTGCCCCTCGAAATGTCGAGCATTGCTGCTTTGGAAAACCAGATGAAGATGATCAATGCCGGACTAGCGGAGCAGCTGCAGGCTAGCCTGAAGTCGGTGGAGAATGGGTCCGTGGAAGGGGACGTGCTGACCAATGACTCATCCTCGGTGGGTGGCGATATGGAGAGCCAGAGTGCGGGCAGCCCAGCCATCTCAGAGTCTACCTCTTCCATGCAGGCTCTGTCCCCATCCAACAGCACCCAGGAGTTCCACAAGTCACCTAGCGTCGAGGAAAAGCCACAGCGAGTGGGACCGGGCGAGTTTGCCAATGGTCTGTCTCCCACCCCAGTGAATGGGGGTGCTTTGGACTTGACCTCTAGTCATGCAGAGAAAATCATCAAAGAAGATTCTTTGGGAATCCTCTTCCCTTTCAGAGACCGgagtaaatttaaaaacactgCTTGCGACATTTGTGGCAAAACCTTTGCTTGTCAGAGTGCCTTGGACATTCACTACAGAAGTCATACCAAAGAGAGACCGTTTATTTGCACAGTTTGCAATCGTGGCTTTTCCACAAAGGGTAATTTGAAGCAGCACATGTTGACACATCAGATGCGAGATCTGCCATCACAGCTCTTTGAGCCCAGTTCCAGCCTCGGCCCCAATCAGAACTCTGCGGTGATTCCCGCCAACTCACTGTCATCTCTCATCAAAACAGAGGTCAACGGCTTTGTGCACGTTTCTCCTCAGGACACTAAGGACACCCCCACTAGTCACGTCCCTTCAGGGCCTTTGTCATCCTCTGCCACATCCCCAGTTGTGCTCCCAGCTCTGCCCCGGAGAACTCCCAAACAGCACTATTGTAACACATGTGGCAAAACCTTCTCCTCATCTAGTGCCCTGCAGATCCATGAGAgaactcacactggagagaaacccttTGCTTGCACTATCTGTGGAAGAGCATTCACTACAAAAGGCAATCTAAAG GTCCACATGGGCACTCACATGTGGAACAGCACCCCGGCGCGCCGGGGCCGGCGGCTCTCTGTGGATGGCCCCATGACATTTCTAGGAGGCAATCCCGTCAAGTTCCCAGAAATGTTCCAGAAGGATCTGGCAGCGAGGTCAGGAAGCGGGGATCCTTCCAGTTTCTGGAATCAGTACACGGCGGCACTGTCCAACGGGCTGGCCATGAAGGCCAATGAGATCTCTGTCATTCAGAACGGTGGCATCCCTCCAATTCCTGGAAGCCTGGGCAGCGGGAGCAGCTCACCTATCAGCGGGCTGACGGGCAACATGGAGAAGCTCCAGAACACAGAGCCCAGCGctcctctggctggcctggagaaAATGGCCAGCAGTGAGAATGGAACCAACTTCCGCTTCACCCGCTTCGTGGAGGACAGCAAAGAGATTGTGACGAGTTAA
- the Sall1 gene encoding sal-like protein 1 isoform X1, translated as MSRRKQAKPQHFQSDPEVASLPRRDGDTEKGQPNRPTKSKDAHVCGRCCAEFFELSDLLLHKKNCTKNQLVLIVNENPGSPPETFSPSPPPDNPDEQMKDTANKTDQVDCSNLSEHKGLDREESMELEAPVATSSNSSTLSGAANTTTPSCHSGGSGDSSTGTSSITTSLPQLGDLTTLGNFSVINSNVIIENLQSTKVAVAQFSQEARCGGASGGKLAIPALMEQLLALQQQQIHQLQLIEQIRHQILLLASQSADLPTSSSPQGTLRTSANPLSTLSSHLSQQLAAAAGLAQSLASQSASISGVKQPPSVQLPQSSSGSTILPPNSGPSPNMSIVAAAPIPSSEKVASSAGASHVSSPAASASSSPAFAISSLLSPASNPLLPQPTPANAVFPSPLPNIGTTAEDLNSLSALAQQRKSKPPNVTAFEAKSTSDEAFFKHKCRFCAKVFGSDSALQIHLRSHTGERPFKCNICGNRFSTKGNLKVHFQRHKEKYPHIQMNPYPVPEHLDNIPTSTGIPYGMSIPPEKPVTSWLDTKPVLPTLTTSVGLPLPPTLPSLTPFIKTEEPAPIPISHSAASPPGSVKSDSGVPDLVTRNPGGPPEEAEGSVLPSSSGKSEESGLATSSVPTASNSTLSSPVADCGPGGATFTNPLLPLMSEQFKAKFPFGGLLDSAQASETSKLQQLVENIDKKATDPNECIICHRVLSCQSALKMHYRTHTGERPFKCKICGRAFTTKGNLKTHYSVHRAMPPLRVQHSCPICQKKFTNAVVLQQHIRMHMGGQIPNTPVSDSYPESMESDTGSFDEKNFDDLDTFSDENMEDCPEGSIPDTPKSADASQDSLSSSPLPLEMSSIAALENQMKMINAGLAEQLQASLKSVENGSVEGDVLTNDSSSVGGDMESQSAGSPAISESTSSMQALSPSNSTQEFHKSPSVEEKPQRVGPGEFANGLSPTPVNGGALDLTSSHAEKIIKEDSLGILFPFRDRSKFKNTACDICGKTFACQSALDIHYRSHTKERPFICTVCNRGFSTKGNLKQHMLTHQMRDLPSQLFEPSSSLGPNQNSAVIPANSLSSLIKTEVNGFVHVSPQDTKDTPTSHVPSGPLSSSATSPVVLPALPRRTPKQHYCNTCGKTFSSSSALQIHERTHTGEKPFACTICGRAFTTKGNLKVHMGTHMWNSTPARRGRRLSVDGPMTFLGGNPVKFPEMFQKDLAARSGSGDPSSFWNQYTAALSNGLAMKANEISVIQNGGIPPIPGSLGSGSSSPISGLTGNMEKLQNTEPSAPLAGLEKMASSENGTNFRFTRFVEDSKEIVTS; from the exons ATGTCGCGGAGGAAGCAAGCGAAGCCTCAACATTTCCAATCCGACCCCGAAGTGGCCTCGCTCCCCCGGCGAGATG GAGACACAGAGAAGGGTCAGCCGAATCGCCCCACTAAGAGCAAGGACGCCCACGTCTGTGGCCGGTGTTGCGCTGAGTTCTTTGAGTTATCAGATCTTTTGCTTCACAAGAAAAACTGCACTAAAAATCAATTAGTTTTGATCGTCAATGAAAATCCAGGCTCCCCACCCGAAACCTTCTCTCCCAGTCCCCCTCCTGATAATCCTGATGAACAAATGAAAGACACAGCGAACAAAACAGACCAAGTAGACTGCAGCAACCTTTCAGAACACAAGGGACTTGACAGGGAAGAGTCCATGGAGCTGGAGGCCCCAGTTGccaccagcagcaacagcagtacACTGAGCGGTGCCGCCAACACCACCACCCCAAGCTGCCACAGTGGTGGCAGCGGCGACTCCTCCACGGGTACCTCATCTATCACAACCTCTCTACCTCAACTCGGGGACCTGACCACGCTGGGCAACTTCTCGGTGATCAATAGTAACGTTATCATCGAAAACCTCCAGAGCACCAAGGTGGCTGTGGCCCAGTTCTCCCAGGAAGCGAGGTGCGGAGGGGCCTCAGGAGGCAAGCTGGCcatccctgccctcatggagcagCTCCTGGcactgcagcagcagcagatccaccAGCTGCAACTGATCGAGCAGATTCGTCACCAAATACTGTTGTTGGCTTCTCAGAGCGCGGACTTGCCGACATCTTCTAGTCCTCAAGGTACTTTACGAACATCTGCCAACCCCTTGTCCACGCTAAGTTCCCATTTATCTCAGCAGCTGGCGGCAGCAGCTGGATTAGCGCAGAGCCTTGCTAGCCAATCTGCCAGCATCAGTGGCGTCAAGCAGCCCCCCTCAGTCCAGCTACCTCAGAGCAGCTCCGGCAGCACCATCCTGCCACCCAACAGCGGCCCTTCTCCCAACATGAGCATAGTGGCAGCAGCTCCCATCCCGTCCTCGGAAAAAGTGGCTTCGAGTGCTGGTGCCTCCCACGTCAGCTCCCCAGCAGCCTCCGCAtcctcctcaccagcatttgcaaTAAGCAGTTTATTAAGTCCTGCATCTAATCCACTTCTACCTCAGCCGACCCCTGCTAACGCGGTTTTCCCCAGCCCTTTGCCCAACATCGGAACAACTGCAGAGGATTTAAACTCCTTATCTGCCTTGGcccaacaaagaaaaagcaagccACCAAATGTCACTGCCTTCGAAGCCAAGAGCACTTCAGACGAAGCGTTCTTCAAACACAAGTGCAGGTTCTGCGCCAAGGTCTTCGGGAGCGACAGTGCCTTGCAGATCCACTTGCGCTCCCACACGGGAGAGAGGCCGTTCAAGTGCAACATCTGCGGGAACAGGTTCTCCACCAAGGGGAACCTGAAGGTCCACTTCCAGCGCCACAAAGAGAAGTACCCTCACATCCAGATGAACCCCTACCCCGTGCCTGAACACTTGGACAACATCCCCACAAGCACCGGCATCCCCTATGGCATGTCCATCCCACCGGAGAAGCCAGTCACTAGCTGGCTGGACACCAAGCCAGTCCTGCCCACTCTGACGACTTCCGTCGGCCTGCCGTTACCCCCAACCCTCCCGAGCCTCACACCCTTCATCAAGACAGAGGAGCCAGCCCCCATTCCCATTAGCCATTCTGCTGCCAGCCCCCCAGGCTCAGTCAAAAGTGACTCTGGGGTCCCTGATCTGGTCACAAGAAACCCTGGTGGGCCCCCAGAAGAAGCTGAGGGGTCCGTTCTGCCATCTTCCAGTGGCAAAAGTGAAGAGAGTGGCCTAGCTACCAGCTCAGTCCCAACGGCTAGCAACAGCACCCTGAGCTCCCCAGTGGCTGACTGTGGCCCAGGAGGGGCCACCTTCACCAACCCTTTGTTGCCACTCATGTCCGAGCAATTCAAGGCCAAGTTTCCATTTGGGGGACTCTTGGACTCAGCCCAGGCCTCAGAAACATCCAAGCTGCAGCAACTGGTAGAAAACATTGACAAGAAAGCCACTGACCCCAATGAGTGCATCATCTGCCACCGGGTTCTCAGCTGTCAGAGCGCCTTGAAAATGCATTACCGGACACACACAGGGGAAAGGCCCTTCAAGTGTAAGATCTGCGGCCGGGCTTTCACCACGAAAGGGAACCTTAAGACCCACTACAGTGTGCACAGGGCTATGCCCCCCCTCAGAGTGCAGCACTCCTGCCCCATCTGCCAGAAGAAGTTCACGAATGCAGTGGTCCTTCAGCAGCACATCCGCATGCACATGGGAggtcagatccccaacacccctGTCTCTGACAGCTACCCCGAGTCCATGGAGTCCGACACAGGCTCCTTCGATGAGAAGAACTTCGATGACCTAGACACCTTCTCCGACGAGAACATGGAAGACTGTCCTGAGGGCAGCATCCCAGATACGCCCAAGTCAGCCGACGCATCCCAGGACAGCCTGTCTTCTTCACCTCTGCCCCTCGAAATGTCGAGCATTGCTGCTTTGGAAAACCAGATGAAGATGATCAATGCCGGACTAGCGGAGCAGCTGCAGGCTAGCCTGAAGTCGGTGGAGAATGGGTCCGTGGAAGGGGACGTGCTGACCAATGACTCATCCTCGGTGGGTGGCGATATGGAGAGCCAGAGTGCGGGCAGCCCAGCCATCTCAGAGTCTACCTCTTCCATGCAGGCTCTGTCCCCATCCAACAGCACCCAGGAGTTCCACAAGTCACCTAGCGTCGAGGAAAAGCCACAGCGAGTGGGACCGGGCGAGTTTGCCAATGGTCTGTCTCCCACCCCAGTGAATGGGGGTGCTTTGGACTTGACCTCTAGTCATGCAGAGAAAATCATCAAAGAAGATTCTTTGGGAATCCTCTTCCCTTTCAGAGACCGgagtaaatttaaaaacactgCTTGCGACATTTGTGGCAAAACCTTTGCTTGTCAGAGTGCCTTGGACATTCACTACAGAAGTCATACCAAAGAGAGACCGTTTATTTGCACAGTTTGCAATCGTGGCTTTTCCACAAAGGGTAATTTGAAGCAGCACATGTTGACACATCAGATGCGAGATCTGCCATCACAGCTCTTTGAGCCCAGTTCCAGCCTCGGCCCCAATCAGAACTCTGCGGTGATTCCCGCCAACTCACTGTCATCTCTCATCAAAACAGAGGTCAACGGCTTTGTGCACGTTTCTCCTCAGGACACTAAGGACACCCCCACTAGTCACGTCCCTTCAGGGCCTTTGTCATCCTCTGCCACATCCCCAGTTGTGCTCCCAGCTCTGCCCCGGAGAACTCCCAAACAGCACTATTGTAACACATGTGGCAAAACCTTCTCCTCATCTAGTGCCCTGCAGATCCATGAGAgaactcacactggagagaaacccttTGCTTGCACTATCTGTGGAAGAGCATTCACTACAAAAGGCAATCTAAAG GTCCACATGGGCACTCACATGTGGAACAGCACCCCGGCGCGCCGGGGCCGGCGGCTCTCTGTGGATGGCCCCATGACATTTCTAGGAGGCAATCCCGTCAAGTTCCCAGAAATGTTCCAGAAGGATCTGGCAGCGAGGTCAGGAAGCGGGGATCCTTCCAGTTTCTGGAATCAGTACACGGCGGCACTGTCCAACGGGCTGGCCATGAAGGCCAATGAGATCTCTGTCATTCAGAACGGTGGCATCCCTCCAATTCCTGGAAGCCTGGGCAGCGGGAGCAGCTCACCTATCAGCGGGCTGACGGGCAACATGGAGAAGCTCCAGAACACAGAGCCCAGCGctcctctggctggcctggagaaAATGGCCAGCAGTGAGAATGGAACCAACTTCCGCTTCACCCGCTTCGTGGAGGACAGCAAAGAGATTGTGACGAGTTAA